TGGCAGCTTCCATGATTTGTACGGCCACCGGTGGTGTTTTGATGATGAAATCAAAGGACTTATCTTTGTAAACAGTAATGATAACAGGGATGACCTTGCCGGCCTGATCCTGTGTACGGGCATTGAACTGTTTACAAAACTCCATGATGTTCACCCCTTTGGCACCTAATGCCGGTCCGACGGGTGGGGATGGGTTTGCAGCACCGCCTTTAATCTGTAGTTTAATTAATCCTATTACTTCTTTTGCCATTTTAAACCCATTGTTTAAAATTAGTCAATAACTACTCTTTCTCTAC
The sequence above is drawn from the Candidatus Sulfidibacterium hydrothermale genome and encodes:
- the rplK gene encoding 50S ribosomal protein L11, translated to MAKEVIGLIKLQIKGGAANPSPPVGPALGAKGVNIMEFCKQFNARTQDQAGKVIPVIITVYKDKSFDFIIKTPPVAVQIMEAAKLKKGSAEPNRIKVASITWDQVRAIAEAKMKDLNAFTVESAMRMVAGTARSMGVTIKGEFPASN